One Pseudomonas muyukensis DNA segment encodes these proteins:
- a CDS encoding acetyl-CoA C-acyltransferase, translated as MTLANDPIVIVSAVRTPMGGLQGDLKSLTAAQLGSAAIRAAVERAGIDAASVEEVLFGCVLPAGQGQAPARQAALGAGLGKHTTCTTLNKMCGSGMQAAILAHDQLLAGSAAVIVAGGMESMTNAPYLLDKARGGYRMGHGKIIDHMFMDGLEDAYDKGRLMGTFAEDCAQSGAFSRQAQDNFAIASLTRAQAAIKSGRFAAEIVPVEVTEGKVTRVIKDDEQPPKARLDKIPQLKPAFREGGTVTAANSSSISDGAAALVLMRRSEAEKRGLKPLALIHGHAAFADTPALFPTAPIGAIDKLLKRTGWSLAEVDLFEINEAFAVVTLAAMKHLDLPHDKVNIHGGACALGHPIGASGARILVTLLSALRQNNLRRGVAAICIGGGEATAMAVECLY; from the coding sequence ATGACCCTCGCCAATGATCCGATCGTCATCGTCAGTGCCGTGCGCACGCCCATGGGCGGCCTGCAGGGCGACCTCAAGAGCCTGACCGCGGCGCAGCTGGGCAGCGCGGCGATCCGCGCCGCCGTCGAGCGCGCCGGCATCGATGCCGCCAGCGTCGAAGAAGTGCTGTTCGGCTGCGTGCTGCCCGCCGGGCAGGGCCAGGCACCGGCGCGCCAGGCGGCCCTGGGGGCCGGGCTGGGCAAGCACACCACCTGCACCACGCTGAACAAGATGTGCGGCTCGGGCATGCAGGCGGCGATCCTGGCCCATGACCAGCTGCTGGCCGGCAGCGCCGCCGTCATCGTCGCCGGCGGCATGGAGAGCATGACCAACGCGCCCTACCTGCTGGACAAGGCCCGCGGTGGCTACCGCATGGGCCATGGCAAGATCATCGACCACATGTTCATGGATGGCCTGGAAGATGCCTACGACAAGGGCCGGCTGATGGGCACCTTCGCCGAGGACTGCGCGCAGAGCGGCGCTTTCAGTCGCCAAGCCCAGGACAACTTCGCCATCGCTTCGCTGACCCGCGCCCAGGCGGCGATCAAAAGCGGCCGTTTCGCCGCCGAGATCGTCCCGGTGGAAGTCACCGAGGGCAAGGTGACGCGCGTCATCAAGGATGACGAGCAGCCGCCCAAGGCGCGCCTGGACAAGATCCCGCAGCTCAAGCCGGCCTTCCGCGAAGGTGGCACCGTCACCGCGGCCAACTCCAGTTCCATCTCCGACGGTGCGGCTGCGCTGGTGCTGATGCGTCGCTCCGAGGCCGAGAAACGCGGCCTCAAGCCGTTGGCGCTGATCCATGGCCACGCGGCTTTCGCCGATACCCCGGCGCTGTTCCCCACCGCGCCGATCGGCGCCATCGACAAGCTGCTCAAGCGCACCGGCTGGAGCCTGGCCGAGGTGGACCTGTTCGAGATCAACGAGGCCTTCGCCGTGGTCACCCTGGCGGCCATGAAGCACCTCGACCTGCCCCATGACAAGGTCAACATCCACGGTGGCGCCTGCGCCCTGGGCCACCCGATCGGCGCCTCGGGCGCACGCATTCTGGTGACCCTGCTGTCGGCCCTGCGCCAGAACAACCTGCGCCGTGGCGTGGCGGCTATCTGTATCGGCGGTGGCGAAGCGACTGCCATGGCCGTCGAGTGCCTGTACTGA
- a CDS encoding SDR family NAD(P)-dependent oxidoreductase, translated as MHIQNKHFIVSGAASGLGAATAHMLIEAGAKVMLVDLNAAAVEAKAAELGAHARFTVADISDEQAAKAAVEAAVGAFGSLHGLVNCAGIVGAEKVLGKHGPHALGSFAKVINVNLIGSFNLLRLAAAAMAEGPADAQGERGVIINTASIAAYDGQIGQAAYAASKGAIASLTLPAARELARFGIRVMTIAPGIFETPMMAGMTDEVRASLAAGVPFPPRLGRPQEYAALACHIIENSMLNGEVIRLDGALRMAAK; from the coding sequence ATGCATATCCAAAACAAACACTTCATCGTCAGCGGCGCGGCCTCGGGCCTGGGCGCCGCCACCGCGCACATGCTGATCGAGGCCGGCGCCAAGGTCATGCTGGTCGACCTCAACGCCGCCGCCGTCGAGGCCAAGGCCGCCGAACTGGGCGCCCATGCCCGCTTCACGGTAGCCGACATCAGCGACGAACAGGCCGCCAAGGCGGCGGTCGAGGCTGCCGTCGGCGCCTTCGGCAGCCTGCACGGGCTGGTCAACTGCGCCGGTATCGTCGGTGCCGAAAAGGTGTTGGGCAAGCACGGCCCGCACGCCCTGGGCAGCTTCGCCAAGGTGATCAACGTCAACCTGATCGGCAGCTTCAACCTGCTGCGCCTGGCTGCCGCGGCCATGGCCGAAGGGCCGGCGGACGCGCAGGGCGAGCGCGGGGTAATCATCAATACCGCGTCCATCGCCGCCTATGACGGCCAGATCGGCCAGGCCGCCTACGCGGCATCCAAGGGCGCCATCGCCAGCCTGACCCTGCCGGCTGCCCGCGAGCTGGCGCGCTTCGGCATCCGCGTGATGACCATCGCCCCGGGGATTTTCGAAACCCCGATGATGGCTGGCATGACCGACGAGGTACGCGCTTCGCTGGCCGCCGGGGTGCCGTTCCCGCCACGCCTGGGCCGGCCGCAGGAATACGCGGCGCTGGCCTGCCATATCATCGAGAACAGCATGCTCAACGGCGAGGTGATCCGCCTCGACGGCGCGCTGCGCATGGCTGCCAAATAA
- a CDS encoding NEL-type E3 ubiquitin ligase domain-containing protein: MPTLAPHELQSVDTEQDNALDAFIGAKLPHWLKQASSGQLKRLREALNAHQASQARLRARTLELQPLQRFAERHFASLLVSPLPDGVSFEQLQWLTVSPEITAQPLPSYGERETRTSGLLRLMGNFAQGTRFYEGSGLVMAGTDKLLSKPAQEVVKVCRALDVGRLYQDELARIYNPATEQLLADDKLSGLRLATEMAALKGLISGAEQLALREVLDVGQVHARAELKGYPGLLQVLGQPVADGLLIHLRDHAGVERGVIAYLPCDPRQALRRYASSAAMNQALAAELKDTDYHDHFTQLVSLEHRAAFVGTLAARLQDSLPDLAVEGRVQAGNVFLALARQQVQRLKDDARLLLVPTADADAAAVQARHAAWKSAGLSLVNLAGLFIPVVGALLLAGVVAQTVGEVFEGVSQWSQGHQHEALEHMLGVAATLAATAATVAAVSFVRSAYLQALEWSSSDGQTLRLWSSDLEPYASSPTGLSLQADGRFSDGQRHWLRQGERFYEVHQPEPGGSYRLRHPSRADAYAPVVLHNGERCWQLLYQRVQREADAARMLDTLWPAAQPRTASQARQIMQAALVDEEALRGLLVENRRTPINLRDTFERFAADARVEAFFHALDPASGEVAEQPLLHWCLAQPQVTTAADIPGLQAELRSALFDHLLALPATDNELAALLCKAVPSLPEAYARALAEEVGVAQAEQALAQDRLPGELHARAVALSRMARLNRMLAGLYLRSAYADDTGVLALTLLDKLQPNGLRLSLSRDIAQADVLATAGAEDENIAHWVLVRDQGEFKVYDDAGNAVELPATDDLFAALANVLAARNLSASLQLEGEQAGAQLRDKLLAQLPGTQQGIARLLGWPGQHVWFNPGQRLADGRVGYLLSGRGPGRVSQRAILRDGLRQYFPGLNDAQLELELQIRWRQGVRVQAVLWALEDDLEQLTRSVNQWVGYALDDASRRTRQLFAERLLRAWRGLGESHMNDVAGQRLGLHLAFTDLPVATLPELPLQVDFFHVKALQITDTPISHVHAGFLRAFTDLQRLDLRDNHLLRCPDGLGYLINLRRLQLANNQIRLDAQALESLSRLPLLSHLDLSDNPLAAAGDLPFHHLPQLIELRLRRCGLRAWPAGIEVCSGLKLVDLRNNALRGVPEAILRMPQVFREVFLVDGNRLSMTELANLLALDPILEQPEYESGRAWWVGEASSQAERGSLWDELSAEKHNAGVFTLLEGLEQVAEYSWPRAMLERQVWAILARMRADPEFATAARREADLGLGDGNRLLGCFSQLLQLHAQARAADSAGGMSGAQLLGLGKGLFRLERLHAHVQADIQARAGLGESSRRALALCYRVKLRRALNLPFQPNRFYSIGVPSVSEAQVSAARDAVQAAAVPEVVAASLCRQLFWQRFLERYDAAAFAALAPTADQQPLRERLTLEFMQRMARIQSDEERAVGR, from the coding sequence ATGCCAACTCTGGCCCCCCATGAACTTCAATCCGTAGACACCGAGCAGGACAACGCCCTCGATGCGTTCATCGGCGCGAAACTGCCGCACTGGCTGAAACAGGCCTCAAGCGGCCAGCTCAAACGCTTGCGCGAGGCGTTGAACGCGCATCAGGCAAGCCAGGCCCGGCTGCGCGCCCGCACCCTCGAGTTGCAACCGTTGCAGCGTTTCGCCGAGCGCCATTTCGCCAGCCTGCTGGTATCGCCGCTGCCCGATGGCGTGTCATTCGAGCAGTTGCAGTGGTTGACGGTGTCGCCTGAAATTACCGCTCAGCCGCTGCCCAGTTATGGCGAGCGTGAAACGCGAACCAGCGGCCTGCTGCGGCTGATGGGTAATTTTGCCCAGGGGACCCGTTTCTATGAGGGTTCCGGGCTGGTGATGGCCGGTACTGACAAGCTGCTGTCCAAGCCTGCGCAGGAGGTGGTCAAGGTTTGTCGAGCGCTGGATGTCGGTCGCCTGTACCAGGATGAACTTGCGCGCATCTACAACCCGGCCACCGAACAGTTGCTGGCCGATGACAAGCTGTCCGGCCTGCGCCTGGCAACAGAGATGGCTGCGCTCAAGGGCCTGATCAGTGGCGCAGAGCAGCTGGCTTTGCGCGAGGTGCTCGATGTCGGCCAGGTGCATGCCCGGGCCGAACTCAAAGGCTATCCAGGCCTGTTGCAGGTGCTGGGGCAACCGGTCGCCGATGGCCTGTTGATCCACCTGCGCGATCACGCCGGGGTGGAGCGCGGCGTGATCGCCTACCTGCCCTGCGATCCACGCCAGGCCTTGCGCCGTTACGCCTCCAGCGCCGCGATGAACCAGGCGTTGGCCGCTGAGCTCAAGGATACGGACTACCACGACCATTTCACCCAGCTGGTCAGCCTGGAACACCGGGCGGCGTTTGTCGGCACCTTGGCGGCACGCTTGCAAGACTCGCTTCCCGATCTTGCCGTGGAAGGTCGTGTGCAGGCGGGCAATGTCTTTCTGGCCCTGGCGCGCCAGCAGGTGCAACGGCTCAAGGACGATGCGCGGCTGCTGCTGGTGCCCACCGCCGATGCCGATGCGGCGGCTGTCCAGGCTCGCCACGCTGCCTGGAAGTCAGCGGGCCTGAGCCTGGTCAACCTTGCCGGTTTGTTCATCCCGGTGGTCGGCGCGTTGTTGCTGGCCGGCGTGGTGGCGCAGACGGTCGGCGAGGTGTTCGAAGGCGTGTCGCAATGGTCCCAGGGGCATCAACACGAGGCGCTGGAGCATATGCTCGGCGTGGCCGCCACCTTGGCGGCAACCGCAGCCACCGTGGCGGCGGTGTCGTTCGTGCGTAGCGCCTACCTGCAGGCACTGGAGTGGAGCAGCAGCGATGGCCAAACGCTGCGCCTGTGGTCGAGCGACCTGGAACCCTATGCCAGCTCGCCGACCGGCCTGAGCTTGCAGGCTGACGGACGGTTCAGCGATGGCCAACGTCATTGGCTGCGTCAAGGTGAACGCTTTTATGAGGTGCACCAACCAGAGCCCGGCGGGTCCTATCGGCTGCGTCACCCCTCGCGGGCGGACGCCTATGCCCCGGTCGTGTTGCACAATGGCGAGCGCTGTTGGCAATTGTTGTATCAGCGCGTGCAGCGCGAGGCGGATGCCGCGCGCATGCTCGATACCCTGTGGCCAGCGGCGCAGCCCCGCACGGCGAGCCAGGCGCGGCAGATCATGCAGGCGGCGCTGGTCGACGAAGAGGCGTTGCGCGGCTTGCTGGTCGAAAACCGGCGTACACCGATCAACCTGCGCGACACCTTCGAGCGCTTCGCGGCGGATGCCCGGGTCGAGGCATTCTTTCACGCGCTGGATCCGGCGTCCGGCGAAGTTGCCGAGCAGCCGTTGCTCCACTGGTGCCTGGCACAGCCCCAGGTCACGACAGCGGCCGATATCCCTGGCCTTCAGGCCGAGTTGCGTAGCGCGCTGTTCGACCACCTGCTGGCCTTGCCGGCCACCGACAATGAACTCGCCGCCCTGTTGTGCAAGGCCGTCCCCTCGCTGCCTGAGGCCTATGCCCGGGCACTGGCCGAGGAGGTGGGCGTGGCGCAAGCTGAGCAGGCGCTGGCGCAGGATCGCCTGCCTGGCGAATTGCACGCCCGGGCGGTGGCGCTGTCGCGCATGGCCCGGCTCAATCGCATGCTGGCGGGCCTGTACCTGCGCAGTGCCTACGCCGATGACACGGGCGTATTGGCGCTGACCTTGCTCGACAAGTTGCAGCCCAACGGCCTGCGCTTGAGCCTGAGCCGGGATATCGCCCAGGCAGACGTGCTGGCCACGGCAGGCGCCGAGGACGAAAACATTGCCCATTGGGTGCTGGTGCGCGACCAAGGCGAGTTCAAGGTGTATGACGATGCCGGCAACGCCGTCGAGCTGCCAGCGACTGATGACCTCTTCGCTGCCCTCGCCAACGTACTGGCCGCGCGCAACCTGTCGGCCAGCCTGCAACTGGAGGGCGAGCAGGCAGGCGCTCAGCTTCGCGACAAACTGCTGGCGCAATTGCCCGGTACCCAGCAGGGTATCGCCCGCTTGCTGGGCTGGCCTGGCCAGCACGTCTGGTTCAACCCTGGCCAACGGCTGGCCGATGGGCGGGTGGGCTACCTGCTCAGCGGGCGAGGCCCCGGGCGGGTCTCGCAGCGCGCGATCCTGCGTGACGGGCTGCGCCAGTACTTTCCTGGGCTCAACGATGCCCAGCTGGAACTGGAATTGCAGATCAGATGGCGCCAGGGGGTACGCGTACAAGCGGTGTTGTGGGCGCTCGAGGATGATCTCGAGCAATTGACGCGATCAGTCAACCAATGGGTTGGCTATGCCCTGGACGATGCCTCGCGGCGAACTCGCCAGCTGTTCGCCGAGCGTTTGTTGCGAGCCTGGCGGGGCTTGGGTGAGTCGCACATGAACGACGTGGCGGGGCAACGCCTGGGGCTGCACCTGGCGTTCACCGACCTGCCAGTGGCGACCTTGCCGGAGCTGCCGTTGCAGGTGGATTTCTTCCATGTGAAAGCGTTGCAGATCACCGATACGCCCATCAGCCATGTGCATGCGGGGTTCCTGCGTGCCTTCACCGATCTGCAGCGCCTGGACCTGCGCGACAATCATCTGTTGCGATGCCCGGATGGCCTGGGCTACTTGATCAACCTGCGGCGCCTGCAGCTGGCGAACAACCAGATCCGCCTGGACGCACAAGCGTTGGAATCGTTGAGCCGCCTGCCGCTGCTGAGCCATCTCGACCTGAGCGACAATCCCTTGGCCGCTGCTGGCGACCTGCCTTTCCATCACTTGCCACAGTTGATCGAACTGCGCCTGCGTCGGTGCGGGCTGCGCGCGTGGCCTGCGGGTATCGAGGTATGCAGCGGGCTCAAGCTGGTTGACCTGCGCAACAACGCCTTGCGCGGCGTGCCTGAAGCGATACTGCGCATGCCGCAGGTGTTTCGTGAGGTGTTCCTGGTGGATGGCAACCGTCTGAGCATGACCGAGCTTGCCAACTTGCTGGCGCTGGACCCGATCCTGGAGCAGCCTGAGTATGAGAGTGGGCGCGCCTGGTGGGTGGGCGAGGCCAGCTCGCAGGCCGAGCGCGGATCGCTGTGGGACGAATTATCGGCCGAGAAGCACAATGCCGGGGTGTTCACGTTACTGGAGGGGCTGGAGCAGGTCGCCGAATACAGCTGGCCGCGCGCGATGCTCGAGCGGCAGGTGTGGGCCATCCTTGCGCGGATGCGCGCCGACCCTGAATTCGCGACGGCCGCCAGGCGCGAGGCGGACCTTGGGCTGGGCGATGGCAATCGGCTGCTCGGCTGTTTCAGCCAGTTGCTGCAACTGCATGCCCAAGCCCGGGCCGCAGATTCGGCTGGGGGCATGTCGGGTGCGCAATTGCTGGGCTTGGGCAAGGGGCTGTTTCGCCTGGAGCGCCTGCACGCGCATGTTCAGGCTGATATCCAGGCGCGCGCGGGGCTCGGCGAAAGCAGTCGCAGGGCACTTGCCCTGTGCTATCGGGTCAAGCTGCGACGGGCGTTGAACTTGCCATTCCAGCCTAACCGTTTCTACAGCATCGGGGTGCCCAGCGTGAGCGAGGCACAGGTGAGCGCCGCCCGTGATGCAGTGCAGGCGGCGGCCGTGCCGGAAGTGGTGGCGGCAAGCCTGTGCCGGCAGCTGTTCTGGCAACGGTTCCTCGAGCGCTACGACGCGGCGGCGTTCGCCGCGCTCGCGCCGACAGCCGATCAACAGCCGTTGCGCGAGCGCCTGACCTTGGAGTTCATGCAACGCATGGCGCGGATCCAGAGCGATGAGGAGCGTGCTGTGGGGCGCTAG
- a CDS encoding AMP-binding protein, producing the protein MRDYAEAARAFDPAQAARAALHGNLEALNACVECCDRHMGRDQPALVWEDRDGNGGHYTFEQLQALAARFANVLKNHGVRAGDRVAGLMPRTPELLVTILATWRLGAVYQPLFTAFGPKAIEHRLAQSQAKVVVSDRHNRPKLDEVQGCPILVTVGAAAGELDFHQALEKADSVCAPVMRRGDDPFLLMFTSGTTGPAKPLEVPLRAIVAFQGYMRDAVGLRAQDNFWNLADPGWAYGLYYAVTGPLSLGHATTFYDGPFSAESCARVIAKLGITNLAGSPTAFRLLIAAGEAFSAPIKGCLRVVSSAGEPLNPEVIRWFADELGVTIHDHYGQTELGMVLCNHHALEHPVQLGSAGFAIPGHRIVVVDEQGVELPAGQPGILAVDREQSPLCWFGGYHGLATKAFAGKYYLSGDTVELNPDGSISFVGRSDDVITTSGYRVGPFDVESALIEHPAVVEAAVIGKPDPERTELIKAFVVLAGGFPASAELAETLRQHVRQRLYAHAYPREFEFVGELPKTPSGKLQRFILRNQEIARQQAAQPIAAGA; encoded by the coding sequence ATGCGTGATTACGCCGAGGCCGCTCGTGCGTTCGACCCTGCCCAGGCCGCCCGCGCGGCGCTGCACGGCAACCTTGAAGCCCTCAACGCCTGTGTCGAGTGCTGCGACCGACACATGGGCCGCGACCAGCCTGCCCTGGTCTGGGAAGACCGTGATGGCAACGGCGGGCACTATACCTTCGAACAACTGCAGGCCCTGGCCGCGCGCTTTGCCAATGTTCTCAAAAACCACGGGGTGCGGGCAGGTGATCGGGTTGCCGGGCTGATGCCACGTACCCCCGAACTGTTGGTCACCATCCTGGCCACCTGGCGCCTGGGCGCGGTGTACCAGCCGCTGTTCACCGCCTTCGGGCCCAAGGCGATCGAGCATCGCCTGGCGCAGTCCCAGGCCAAGGTGGTGGTCAGCGACCGGCACAATCGCCCCAAGCTGGACGAGGTGCAGGGCTGCCCGATCCTGGTTACGGTCGGCGCGGCTGCTGGTGAGCTGGACTTCCACCAGGCGCTGGAGAAGGCGGACAGCGTCTGCGCGCCGGTCATGCGCCGTGGCGACGACCCCTTCCTGCTGATGTTCACCTCCGGCACCACCGGCCCTGCCAAACCGCTGGAAGTGCCGCTGCGCGCCATCGTCGCCTTCCAGGGCTACATGCGCGATGCAGTTGGCCTGCGTGCGCAGGACAACTTCTGGAACCTGGCTGACCCAGGCTGGGCCTATGGACTGTACTACGCCGTCACCGGGCCGCTGTCCCTGGGCCACGCCACCACGTTCTACGATGGGCCGTTCAGTGCCGAAAGCTGCGCGCGGGTCATCGCCAAGCTGGGTATCACCAACCTGGCCGGTTCGCCCACGGCCTTCCGCCTGCTGATCGCCGCTGGCGAAGCCTTCTCGGCCCCGATCAAGGGTTGCCTGCGGGTGGTCAGCAGCGCCGGTGAACCGCTCAATCCCGAGGTGATCCGCTGGTTCGCCGATGAACTGGGGGTGACCATCCACGACCACTATGGCCAGACCGAACTGGGCATGGTGCTGTGCAACCACCATGCCCTGGAACATCCGGTGCAGCTCGGTTCGGCCGGCTTCGCCATCCCTGGCCATCGCATCGTGGTGGTGGACGAGCAGGGCGTCGAGCTGCCCGCGGGCCAGCCGGGCATCCTCGCGGTCGACCGCGAGCAGTCGCCGCTGTGCTGGTTCGGCGGCTACCACGGCCTGGCGACCAAGGCTTTCGCCGGCAAGTACTACTTAAGCGGCGACACCGTCGAGCTGAACCCGGATGGCAGCATCAGTTTCGTCGGCCGCAGCGACGATGTGATCACCACCTCCGGCTACCGGGTCGGGCCGTTCGACGTCGAGAGTGCCTTGATCGAGCATCCGGCAGTGGTCGAGGCGGCAGTGATAGGCAAGCCCGACCCGGAGCGCACCGAACTGATCAAGGCCTTCGTGGTGCTGGCCGGGGGCTTCCCGGCCAGCGCCGAGTTGGCAGAAACCCTGCGCCAGCACGTACGCCAGCGCCTCTATGCCCACGCCTACCCGCGTGAATTCGAATTCGTCGGCGAGCTGCCCAAGACCCCGAGCGGCAAGCTGCAACGCTTCATCCTGCGCAACCAGGAAATCGCCCGACAACAAGCCGCGCAGCCGATCGCTGCGGGCGCCTGA
- a CDS encoding enoyl-CoA hydratase, protein MAFETILLDIHGKVGLITLNRPQALNALNAQIVGEINQALDQLERDPNIGCVVLTGSAKAFAAGADIKEMAELQYPQIYVDDLFSDADRIANRRKPIIAAVSGFALGGGCELAMMCDFILAADNAKFGQPEINLGVLPGMGGTQRLTRAVGKAKAMELCLSGRLMGAEEAERAGLVARIVPQAELLEEALKVAATIAGKSIPVSMMVKESVNRAFEVTLSEGVRFERRVFHAAFATEDQKEGMAAFIAKREAQFKDR, encoded by the coding sequence ATGGCATTCGAAACCATCCTGTTGGACATCCACGGCAAGGTCGGGCTGATCACCCTCAACCGTCCCCAGGCGCTGAACGCCCTGAACGCGCAGATCGTCGGCGAGATCAACCAGGCCCTGGACCAGCTCGAGCGTGATCCGAACATTGGCTGCGTGGTGCTGACCGGTTCCGCCAAGGCCTTCGCCGCCGGTGCCGACATCAAGGAAATGGCCGAGCTGCAGTACCCGCAGATCTACGTCGACGACCTGTTCAGCGACGCCGACCGCATCGCCAACCGGCGCAAGCCAATCATCGCCGCGGTGTCCGGCTTCGCCCTGGGCGGTGGTTGCGAGCTGGCGATGATGTGCGATTTCATCCTCGCCGCCGACAATGCCAAGTTCGGCCAGCCGGAAATCAACCTGGGCGTGCTGCCGGGCATGGGCGGCACCCAGCGCCTGACCCGCGCGGTGGGCAAGGCCAAGGCCATGGAACTGTGCCTGAGCGGTCGCCTGATGGGCGCCGAGGAGGCCGAGCGGGCAGGTTTGGTGGCGCGTATCGTGCCGCAGGCCGAGCTGCTGGAAGAGGCGTTGAAGGTGGCCGCGACCATCGCCGGCAAGTCGATTCCGGTGAGCATGATGGTCAAGGAAAGCGTCAACCGCGCCTTCGAAGTGACCTTGAGCGAAGGCGTGCGCTTCGAGCGGCGGGTGTTCCACGCCGCGTTCGCCACCGAAGACCAGAAGGAAGGCATGGCGGCGTTCATCGCCAAGCGCGAGGCGCAGTTCAAGGACCGTTGA
- a CDS encoding acyl-CoA dehydrogenase: MLVTEEQQQIADAVRDFAQERLKPFAEQWDKAHRFPKEAIEEMAALGLFGMLVPEQYGGSDTGYIAYAMALEEIAAGDGACSTIMSVHNSVGCVPILKFGTEAQKQQFLAPLASGAMLGAFALTEPQAGSDASSLKTRARRDGEHYVLNGSKQFITSGQNAGVVIVFAVTDPDAGKRGISAFIVPTDSPGYQVARVEDKLGQHASDTCQIVFDNVRVPLANRLGEEGQGYKIALANLEGGRIGIASQSVGMARAAFEVARDYANERQTFGKPLIEHQAVAFRLADMATKIAVARQMVLHAAALRDAGRPALVEASMAKLFASEMAEKVCSDALQTLGGYGYLSDFPLERIYRDVRVCQIYEGTSDIQRMVIARNL; the protein is encoded by the coding sequence ATGCTGGTAACTGAAGAGCAACAACAGATCGCCGATGCCGTGCGCGACTTTGCCCAGGAGCGGCTGAAGCCGTTCGCCGAGCAATGGGACAAGGCGCACCGCTTTCCGAAGGAGGCCATCGAAGAGATGGCCGCCCTCGGTCTGTTCGGCATGCTGGTGCCGGAGCAGTACGGCGGCAGCGACACGGGTTACATAGCCTATGCCATGGCCCTGGAGGAGATCGCCGCCGGTGACGGCGCTTGTTCGACGATCATGAGCGTGCACAACTCGGTGGGCTGCGTGCCGATCCTCAAGTTCGGCACAGAGGCGCAGAAACAGCAGTTTCTCGCGCCGCTGGCCAGCGGCGCGATGCTCGGCGCCTTTGCCCTCACCGAACCCCAGGCCGGCTCCGATGCCAGCAGCCTGAAGACCCGCGCCCGGCGTGACGGCGAGCACTACGTGCTCAACGGCAGCAAGCAGTTCATCACCTCGGGGCAGAATGCCGGGGTGGTGATCGTCTTCGCCGTCACCGACCCCGACGCCGGCAAGCGTGGTATCAGTGCGTTCATCGTGCCCACCGACTCACCGGGCTACCAAGTGGCACGGGTCGAGGACAAGCTCGGCCAGCACGCCTCCGATACCTGCCAGATCGTCTTCGACAATGTACGGGTGCCGCTGGCCAATCGCCTGGGCGAGGAAGGGCAGGGCTACAAGATTGCCTTGGCCAACCTCGAAGGCGGGCGCATCGGCATTGCCTCGCAGTCGGTGGGCATGGCCCGCGCCGCGTTCGAGGTGGCCCGCGACTACGCCAACGAGCGGCAGACCTTTGGCAAACCCTTGATCGAGCACCAGGCCGTGGCCTTCCGCCTGGCCGACATGGCAACCAAGATTGCCGTGGCCCGGCAGATGGTGCTGCACGCAGCGGCATTGCGCGATGCCGGGCGCCCAGCGCTGGTGGAAGCCTCGATGGCCAAGCTTTTTGCCTCGGAAATGGCCGAAAAGGTCTGCTCGGATGCCTTGCAGACCCTGGGCGGTTATGGCTATCTGAGCGACTTCCCGCTGGAGCGGATCTACCGCGATGTGCGGGTCTGCCAGATCTACGAAGGCACCAGCGACATTCAGCGCATGGTCATTGCGCGCAATCTTTGA
- a CDS encoding AraC family transcriptional regulator: MSEKDTISMQLVREALLQTCPHGEPDAGLLARAGIAVEQLHLPAARVSAESYARLWRLLARRCNDEFFAMDPRGLRSGSLAFLCRASMAQPTLGAGLETALAFLSLMLDDLQPGLVRQEGLAEIVINEPRDEPRRAFTYFTFWMIVHGVACWLAGRRIPILAIDLRCAEPPFCDDYRVMFSENLQFERPRTRMIIATDALDVPLRRSDEELQRFLAEAPGNILVKYRDPASLGRRIRTDLLRLDPGRWPDGDGLARQLCLSPSTLRRRLAEEGQTYQGLKDSVRRELAIAWLSQDELAMGEIAERLGFADSSSFYKAFRKWFGCNPGHYRAFSLTRDGER, translated from the coding sequence ATGAGCGAGAAAGACACCATTTCCATGCAACTGGTGCGTGAAGCCCTGCTGCAGACCTGCCCGCACGGCGAGCCCGATGCCGGCCTGCTGGCCCGCGCCGGCATTGCCGTCGAGCAGTTGCACCTGCCCGCGGCGCGGGTCAGCGCCGAGTCCTATGCCCGGCTCTGGCGCTTGCTGGCGCGGCGCTGCAACGACGAGTTCTTCGCCATGGATCCGCGCGGCCTGCGCAGTGGCAGCCTGGCGTTCCTGTGTCGGGCGAGCATGGCCCAGCCAACCTTGGGCGCGGGGCTGGAAACGGCGTTGGCGTTCCTGTCGCTGATGCTCGACGACCTGCAACCGGGCCTGGTGCGCCAGGAAGGCCTGGCCGAGATCGTCATCAATGAGCCACGTGATGAACCGCGTCGCGCCTTCACCTATTTCACCTTCTGGATGATCGTGCATGGCGTGGCCTGCTGGCTGGCGGGGCGGCGCATCCCGATCCTGGCCATCGACCTGCGCTGCGCCGAGCCGCCGTTTTGCGACGATTATCGGGTGATGTTCTCGGAAAACCTGCAGTTCGAGCGCCCGCGCACGCGGATGATCATCGCCACCGACGCCCTGGACGTGCCGCTACGGCGCAGCGACGAAGAGCTGCAGCGCTTTCTCGCCGAGGCGCCGGGCAACATCCTGGTCAAGTACCGTGATCCGGCCAGCCTGGGGCGGCGTATTCGCACCGACCTGCTGCGCCTGGACCCGGGCCGATGGCCCGACGGCGATGGCCTGGCGCGGCAACTGTGCCTGTCGCCCTCGACCTTGCGCCGCCGCCTGGCCGAGGAAGGGCAGACGTACCAGGGCCTCAAGGACAGCGTGCGCCGGGAGCTGGCGATTGCCTGGCTGAGCCAGGATGAACTGGCCATGGGGGAGATCGCCGAACGGCTGGGGTTTGCCGACAGCAGTTCGTTCTACAAGGCGTTTCGCAAATGGTTCGGTTGCAACCCAGGGCATTACCGGGCCTTCAGCCTGACCCGCGACGGCGAGCGCTGA